The sequence CGGCTTCTTGGGCATCGAGCAGGCCGTCATTATCGCTGTCGAGGTCGAAGATATTGGGCACGCCATCGTTGTCAGTGTCATTAAACGTTGCAGCGTCGTCGATTCCGTCGGCATTAAGGTCGGCACCTCCGGTGATATCGACATCATAGCGGTCGTCGATGCCATCTGCGTCGTTATCGTGGCCGGTTATAAGGTTTTCAAGGCCGTCGTTAATGCCATCGTTATCGCTATCGGCATCGCGGAAATCCGGTAGGCCGTCGCCGTCGGTATCGCGAAGGGCGGGGTTATCAACCCAGCCATCGTTGTTGCTATCGGTGCCGTCGACAAAGTCACTGTCGAAGGCATCGTCTATGCCGTCGTTGTCACTATCGGTATAGATGAAACCAAATTCTAGCGCATCAGGAATGCCGTCGTTGTCTGAATCCAAATCAATGATATCGGGGAGGCCATCGCGGTCACTATCACGCAGTGCGTTGTCGTCTATGCCGTCGCTATTTGAGTCTTGGCCACCGGTTTGGTCCACGTCGATACTGTCGTCTATGCCGTCGCTGTCGGCATCAGTGCCGGTAATGTCATTCTCTTGTGCGTCGGGCATTCCGTCGTTGTCGCTATCGCGGTCGTATATGGCGTTGTTACCGTCGTTGTCGGTGTCATTGTCGGTTTCTAGGCTATCGGGTAAGCCATCTTCGTCGCGATCTAGCACATTATCGAGGTAGTCCACTACGCCGTCTCTGTCGTTGTCGGCGTCGCCTTCGATGGCGTCACTGATTCCATCACCATCGCTATCGAGGTCTAAATAGTTTGGCTGACCATCGAGATCGGTATCGCGTTCTCCTTCGAGCTGGTCGGTTAGGCTATCGCCGTCGCTATCTCTATCCCGGAAATCGGGCGTTGTGTCGCTGTCGGTATCGCGCGTGTTAATGGCATCGTCTATACCGTCGCCGTTGATGTCACTTCCCCCGGTTTGATTGCTGTCGAGAGTATCGCTAATACCGTCGCTGTCTTGATCGCTGGTGCTAAAGCCGCTTTCTGTTGTATCGACAATGCCGTCGTTGTCGCTATCAGTGTCTTGGTAGTCGGGTAAGGTGTCGTAATCGGTGTCGATAGCGGCGGCAATGTCGTCGATACCGTCACCATTGGTGTCGCTGCCTGTAGTGCTATCAACATCGTAAAGATCATCGATTTGGTCATTGTCGGTGTCAATTCCTGATGCTCCGCTTTCGAGCAGGTCGGGTATCCAATCGTTGTCACTATCAAGATCGCGATAGTCGGGTATTGTGTCGCTATCGGTGTCGAGTAGCTGGGCATCGTCGTCGATACCGTTAAAGTCAACATCACTTCCGCCAGTTTGGTCTGGGTCGAAGCTGTCGTCGATGCCGTCACTGTCTGTATCGATTCGTGTGGTATTACTTTCAATCAGGTCGGGCAGGGCATCGTTATCGCTATCGATATCGAGGTAGTCGGCCCACGCATCACCGTCGGTGTTGCGTGCTTGTGCTAGGTCGTCGATGCCGTCGTTGTTGATGTCCGTGCCACCGGTTTGGTCTAGGTCGAATGCATCTATAATGCCGTCCATATCGGCATCACTAGGTGCTGTGCCGGCTTCTAGGGCGTCGGGCAGGGTGTCGTTATCGCTGTCTAGGTCTCGGAAATTGGTGAGGCCATCGAGGTCGCTGTCGGTTGTGCCTTCATAGGCGTCGGGCAGTGTGTCGTTGTCGGTATCGAGGTCTAGGTAATCGGGTATTCCGTCAGCATCGTGGTCGCTGGGTAGAATGTTGTCATCAATTCCGTCGTTGTTTGCGTCGTTGCCCTGTGTAATGTCGACATCAAATCGATCGTTAATACCATCAAAATCACTGTCGTTAGGGAAAAGTACGCCTTCTATTGCGTCGAGTAGCCCGTCGTTATCACTGTCAATATCACGGTAGTTGGGTATGCCGTCCATATCCGTATCTTGCGTGCCTTCAAGTATATCGGGTATGCCATCGGCGTCTTCGTCACGGCTGTTATCGAGGTAGTCGGGCGTTCCGTCTAAGTCGGTATCGCGGGTACCTTCAATGCTGTCGGCGATGCCATCGTTGTCGGAGTCGGTGTCTCGGCTGTTTGGGGTTCCGTCGCCGTCGGTATCGTCGCTGCCTTCGGTTAAATTAGGGATGCCGTCGCCATCGTCGTCGGTATCGGTAATGTCCGGCGTGCCGTCTTCGTCTAGGTCTTCCAGAATGGTTAGCGTAACCGTGGCGGGAGCGGAGTTTTCAAGCCCGTCGTGTACGGTAAAGGTGAAGCTATCGGTACCACTATAATGGGTGGTTGGTGTGTAGAGTAAAGCTGGGCCTGTGCCGGAGAGTGTGCCGTTTACAGGTGTACTAACGATGTTGAAGGTGAGTGTTTGACCGTCGGGGTCGGTGCCGTTAAGGGTTAGCACGGCTGGAATGTTTTCTACGGTAGTTTGGCTTTGCGGTAAGGCGGTAGGCGCAGCGTTACCACCTGTCACGGTTAAATTAAAGCTCGGTAATGAACGTGTGACGAGGCTGTCGCTCACTGCAATAACAATGTTATTGGTAACACCATTGTCGGTTGCGTTTGGCGTGCCAGAAAGTTCTCCGGTTGTGGTGTTATAGCTGGCCCATGTTGGTTTGTTGGTGATGCTGAAGATTAGCGTATCACCCGCGTCGACATCCGTTGCTGTTGGTGTGAAGTTGTAATGACTATCGGCCGCAACACTCGTAGCGGGGCTGCCCACTATTGCTGGTGCGTCGTTGGTATTGGTAACCGTAAGGTTAAAGGCCGCGAGCGACACAATGGATAGGCCGTCTGTAACACTCAACACCACATTGTCGGTTGTACCAACATCCCCATTGGTAGGCGTTCCGTTAAGCGCGCCTGTTGTTGTGTCGAAGCTAGCCCAGGCGGGCAGGTTACTAATGGCAAATGTTAATAGATCACCATCGGCATCGGTTGCCGCTGGGATAAAGCGGTAAGGGGTATCTTCTGGGGTACTTGTAGTGGGTGATCCCGACATTATGGGGGCGTCGGCCACAGCGATAATATCGAAGCTGAGTGCGGCACTGTGGATGCCGCCATTGCCATCAGTGGTTTCCATCGCTATACCGCCCGCATTTATGCCACTTAGGTTTGCGGTGGGCGTAAAGGTTGCGTCTGTGAGCGCGGTGTTAATCTCAACTAAGCTACCCGTAAAGGCCATGGTGGTGTCATTGGTCCCCGTGCCAACGCTAAAGCTAAGGCCGGCACTACTAATGCTCAGTGTTCCACCTGTTGCAACAAGCGTCGTTGTTTGGCTGTCGCCGTCGTTGTCGGCTATTGTGAATGTGTTTTCGAGCGCGATATTTGCATCATCTTCATTCGCGTTTGGTGCCGCAGGCAGCGTAATAACTGGGGCGTCGTTAGAGGCGTTAATATCAAACACAAGTGCTTTGGAATCGGTGCCACCGTTACCGTCGTTGGTGGTTACTTGAATGCCACCAGCATTACTGCCGTTGAGGTTGGGTGTGGGTGTAAAGGTTAAGGTATCGAGCGCCGCGTTGGCATCGGTGAGTGAGGCTACAAACACCATGCTGGCATCGTTGGCGCCGTCACCTGTGGTGAAGGTTAAACCGGTTGTGGTGAGGCTGCCGGTACCGCCGGTAAGGGTAAGGGTGACGGTTTGAATATCACCATCTACGTCGGTCAGGTGAAGCGTATTGTCTATGGCGATAGCGGTATCGTCTTCAGTTATTGACGGCGCCGAGGGTAAGGTTACGTTAGGGGCGTCGTTTACAGCAGTAATATCAAAGCTTACGGTGGCATTGGTGGTGCCATTGTCGTCGGTCGTTTGAATCGCAATGCTGCCGGCATTGGTGCCGTTGATATCGGCGGAAGCATCGAAGGTCATACTGTCGAGCGCGGTGTTTATGGCCGCTAATGTGCCACTAAAGGCTGCGTTGCTGTCGCTGCTGCCGTTGCCAACGGTAAAGGTTATTCCTGTGGTGGAAAACGATACGGTACCGCCGGTAATCGTTAACACTACGGTTTGGTTGTCCGTATCACTATCGTTAATTTGTATGCCGTTATCGAGGGCGACCAATGCATCATCTTCGCTCACTACCGGTGGTGCGGGCAATGTGATGATGGGTACGCCTGCCGCGGAAATGTCAAAGGTGAAGCTTTGTGTATCACTGCCGGTATTCCCGTCGTTGGTACTGATTTGAAGCCCACCAGTATTGGCGCCACTGAGGTTGGTGGTGGGTGTAAAGGTCATGGCATCAAGTGCAGTGTTGAGTGAGGCGAGGGTGCCGCTGAAGGTCATGGTGGTGTCGTCGGTACCGTCACCGGTGCTGAACGTGAGGCCGGTGGTGCTTACGCTGGCAGTACCGCCAGTAAGCGTGAGGGTGACGGTTTGAGCATCGTTGTCGACATCGATGATACCCACGTTATCGGCAAAGGCGACATTGGCCACGTTTTCAGCAACAGCAGGTGCCGACGGTAATGTGATGATGGGCGCATCGTTGGTGTTGGTTACGGCGAGGTTAAAGGCCGGTAAGTTTACCGTTTCGATGCCATCAGTCACGCTTATGAGAATGCCAGTGGTAGAGCCGACATCGTCATTGCTGGGTGTGCCTGACAGTACGCCGGTAGTGGTGCTAAATAGCGCCCATGTGGGCGGGTTGGTAATGGCAAAGGTAAGCGTGTCTGCCGCGTCAATATCATTGGCTGTGGGGGTAAAGCGATAGGCGCTGTCTTCGGCTACGGTGGTGATGGGTGTGCCGGTGAGGGTGGGGACATCGTTAGTCGCAGCAATATTAAACACTAAATTTTCCGAATCACTTCCACTGTTTCCGTCATTCGTAGTGATCTGAATACCACCTGCATTGGAGCCGTTTACATTTGCCGTGGGTGTAAAAGTGAGCGCATCAAGAGCGGTGTTTATATTCGTAAGTGTTCCACTAAATTCCAGGCTGCTATCGTCTGTTCCGTCACCCGTAGCAAAACTCAAACCTGTGATGCTTAGGCTTGCCGTTCCACCGGTAATGGTTAAGCTAACGGTTTGGTTGTCGTTGTCGACATCCGTAATAATTACCGTATTGTCGATAGCGATATTAGCGTCGTCTTCGTTAACTGTTGGCGACGCTGGCAGCGTAATAATCGGCGCATCATTTTCAGCGGTAATATTAAATAATAGACTTTCTGAATCGGCTCCGCCGCTTCCGTCATTGGCAGAAATCTGAATGCCGCCCGCATTAGTGCCATTTAAATTTTCGGTAGGCGTGAAGGTGAGTGTATCTAAAGCAGCATTAATATTGGATAAGGTTCCACTAAAAACCATGCTGCTATCGTCAGTACCATCGCCGGTTGTAAAACTTAAACTGGTTGTGGCGAGGCTCGCAGTACCACCGGTAATCGTAAGAGTAATGGTTTGATTATCACTTTCTATATCGAAAATATTAATGTCGTTTGCGATAGCAACATTTGTATCATCTTCGGTTACAGTTGGGGATGTGGGTAGCGCCACAATCGGCGCATCATTGTCGGCCATTATAGTAAATAACAAACTTTCTGAATCGGTTCCGCCGCTTCCGTCACTAGTGGCAATCTGAAGGCCGCCCGCATTAGTACCATTTAAGTTGGGTGTCGCTGTGAAAGATAGGGTATCTAAAGCGGTATTAATATTGGATAGGCTTCCACTGAAGATCATGCTGCTATCGTCGGTGCCGTCACCGGAGGTAAAACTTAAACCAGTGGTAGAAATACTCGCGGTACCACCGGTAATCGTAAGAGTAATGGTTTGATTATCACTTTCTATATCGAAAATATTAATGTCGTTTGCGATAGCAACATTTGTATCATCTTCGGTGACCGTGGGAGAAGTGGGTAATGTAACGACAGGTGCATCGTTGGTTGCGGTTATAGTTTGGCTTGCTTGTATTGCATTATTACCCGCAACATTTTCAACGTCTGCGGTGGCTGTTTCGCTTAGATTCAAGGCTTGTAGTGCAAGTGCTGGAACAGTAATTGACCACGCGTTAGACGCTACGCTGCCGGTATAGGTTGAGCCGTTCAGCTCTAATGTAACCGTCTGGCCATCTTCAACGTTTGTCGTTGTACCTGTAAAATTAATATCAGTATTATCTTCGGTAGCATCAATAGTGTTGTCGCCAGCCACGGTGTTCAGGCTTATGCTTGGGGTGGTAAGGCTATGGCTTACGGTACGAGTTGCTTGCGGTGCAACGTCACCTGCCAACGTGGCAACATCGGCTGTTAATATGGTTACGGTGGGGAGTGCTTGTGCATCTATAGCAGGAAGTGTTGCTGTCCATGTGCCATCGCCACTGACGGACGCCGTGTAGGTGTCGGAGGCCGTAAAGTTAATAGCGATTGGTGTGCCGGATGCGAGGCTAGTGATAGAAATATTGTCAAACGCGATATCGCCTTCTATATTGGCAGATTTACCGTTTGCATTTAACTGCAAGCCAATACCTACCACGCTTGTTAGATCGAATCCAGGTTGTACATAATTGAGGTTGCCCGTCGATATATTCGTGAGTGTTAGGGTTGTCCAACTGTTAGCAACTAGGCCGCTTGCTTGCTGCCATACAATAGCGGCATAGCGGTCACTGCTATCGCGTACGTAGGGCTGAACCGACAAATTGCCATCAACGACGTAAGGGGAGGGAACCTTCACATCAACAGCGTAGGTAGCGCCGGTCATGTCAATGGATTCAATAGGCGATTCGGTCGTAACCACATCAGTTGTGTTACCCCATGTCACGTCATACTGAAACTCGCCGCTTGTGATGGTTTTAGTGGCAGTGGCCGTTCCTCCCCAGATTAAAGGGGCACCCCAATTACCTGCATTGAGTGGGTCATAAGTGGTTACGGTAACGGTCTGTGCGGTTTCGACGCCGTTGGTGGTGCCTGGAATTGAAACGTCGCTATCGTCTTCCACGATATTGATAACATCATCGCCGGCGACGGTAGTGATAGCGATAGACAGTTCAACAAAGTTGACGGTTGTCGATAACATTGTATTACCATCAATTGATCCGCTAATAGTGGCCGTAGCAACTGTTGTGTTGGAGGTGAGCGTTGCCGTATAGGTGCCATCACCGTTGTCGCTAATACTGCCAAGGCTCCCTTTATCAGTGTTTAATATAATGGTGCTGCCGCCAACGCTAATGTTTGCGTCGGCACCATCTTTGGCTTGAACCGTTATTATTGATGTGGAAGCGCCCGTAGCCGCTATAGCGGTTGGCGAAGCGCTAATTGTTGAGTTATTGCCCGTCGCTGTATAAATAACGAGTGATCCCGCTACCGTATTAGAGACGTTACCGGCGGCATCTGTACTTAGCACTTGGACGCTATTAGAGTTGCCGTCAGTGACGGGGGAGAATGAACCGGCAACCGGGGCTTCACTGCCTGAATCTAATGACCAGGCACCACCGGATGTGGCCACAACATCAAAGGTGGCGCCGCCCACAATGACACTAACAGTTGAATTGGCCTCAGCCGTTCCAGAAAGAGTAGGCGTGGTGTCGGAGGTGGTGGTAGGCGTGACTACAGTTGGATCTGTCGGTGGCGTTACGTCCACTTTTGTTTTTTGAGGGGCGCCAAAAAAACCACTAACAGCGCTATCGAAAGCAAATTCTCCTGTGCCATTATCCTTCGAAAACGTGAAATAAAATTCGGAACTCGGCTGAAGTGCAATTTGCAAACCGGTATCGGTGTCGGCGAGTACTTCGTAAATACTGACATCGTCCATGGCCAAATCATTACCGATTAGGCCAGCAGTGTTGCTAATAAGGCTTAAGGTATTGGACGCCGTTGTGGCGGTAAATGTACTGGTAAACTCTTCCCACGGTGTTGTGGTTGCACCGCTTGATTCTAGATCACCTGATTCTGCGAGCACAACCACAGGGTTAACGCCATCATCCAAGACAAAATCTACATTAGGTTTTATGTTGGCGTTATCATCGTTAATGTTGGCTAAAAAAGCGGTGAAGTTATAAATTTTTCCAGGTGTTAACGTTAAGGTAAACTCCCAGAACGGATCGACAATATTGTTGCCCATATCGATTAGAGCAAACACGGTACCGTTATTCGCTAGGGTTTCATTAAAATAAGTATTGCTGCTGTTTCCACTAGTGCCGTCAAATAGCGCATATTTCCCCTCTCCCCAATCACCTGAGCCGATAGTGTTGCCACTGTCGTTAGTGCCTAAATAAGTGTAGCTAGACGTAAAGCCTGTATTGCCACTTTCAAACCCTGCATTTGAAACAAGATTGGTGCCCGACGTTGATGAGAATTCGAATTCATCGTCAGCGGCACCCGCGCTATTAACGAGTGAAGAAACGGAAATGGCGGTAGGATTATCGACGGTGTAACTGGCTACTTGTGACTGGAGTGTTTCAATAATCTCATTGGTTAAACCGCCGTCTAATGCATTAAACAAAATATCGGGTGAGACAGTAATAGGTGTGCTTGTGCCCGACTCAAAAAATCGGTAAACCACATCAATTGATTGAGCACTTTTCCCTACGAGAGATATTTTTGCACGGTTTTCATCGGTCGACCAGGTGACCGAATTTGTGTCGCCGCTAGAATTTGTAAGAAGCTCTATCGCCATATCGATATTGGTTCCGTTTACAGAACCAATATTTGACCAAAGACTAGTTGTGCCGATTGAGCCTGTGTCGGAACCGCTTCCAGCGGTTACAGAGGGTGCGCCAGAGAAGGCAAGCGTTGTGGCTGCATGTACAGAAATCGACTGTGCGCAGCTAAAAGCTATACACAAACAATAGGCTGCTAACTTTCTTACCATCTAAAATTCTCTTCATAAGTGACTATGTGAACTCGATAAAAGTCGGGCTCATTAAATAACTCCTTTAAGATAGTAATTCCGTCGCGCTGAGTACCACTGTAGATATCTGCTATTAAATTTTACTGCAAAAGCCATGCTTAGCCTAATAGGGTTGGCAGGCAGAAAAGAGTGTGAATTATTTTTTAATAACGCGAAAAGGTCTTTTTCATATTTCTTATTTCGTATTAGCGATTAATTAGAAGGTTTTTAAAGGCGCGTAAAACCAATTAAATCAAGGCGTTATTTATTACTACAATAAAGGACATTTTTTTTATGATTAATAGCCAAAAAGACTACTTAAAACCCCAAATAAAGTAAGCGTATATGCCGGGCTAATTAAAAGGAGCTGTATCAGTTGTTTCGATTTTTTGCAAAACGCGAAATTAGCGGATGAATGGGCAGAATCAAAA is a genomic window of Teredinibacter purpureus containing:
- a CDS encoding invasin domain 3-containing protein; protein product: MVRKLAAYCLCIAFSCAQSISVHAATTLAFSGAPSVTAGSGSDTGSIGTTSLWSNIGSVNGTNIDMAIELLTNSSGDTNSVTWSTDENRAKISLVGKSAQSIDVVYRFFESGTSTPITVSPDILFNALDGGLTNEIIETLQSQVASYTVDNPTAISVSSLVNSAGAADDEFEFSSTSGTNLVSNAGFESGNTGFTSSYTYLGTNDSGNTIGSGDWGEGKYALFDGTSGNSSNTYFNETLANNGTVFALIDMGNNIVDPFWEFTLTLTPGKIYNFTAFLANINDDNANIKPNVDFVLDDGVNPVVVLAESGDLESSGATTTPWEEFTSTFTATTASNTLSLISNTAGLIGNDLAMDDVSIYEVLADTDTGLQIALQPSSEFYFTFSKDNGTGEFAFDSAVSGFFGAPQKTKVDVTPPTDPTVVTPTTTSDTTPTLSGTAEANSTVSVIVGGATFDVVATSGGAWSLDSGSEAPVAGSFSPVTDGNSNSVQVLSTDAAGNVSNTVAGSLVIYTATGNNSTISASPTAIAATGASTSIITVQAKDGADANISVGGSTIILNTDKGSLGSISDNGDGTYTATLTSNTTVATATISGSIDGNTMLSTTVNFVELSIAITTVAGDDVINIVEDDSDVSIPGTTNGVETAQTVTVTTYDPLNAGNWGAPLIWGGTATATKTITSGEFQYDVTWGNTTDVVTTESPIESIDMTGATYAVDVKVPSPYVVDGNLSVQPYVRDSSDRYAAIVWQQASGLVANSWTTLTLTNISTGNLNYVQPGFDLTSVVGIGLQLNANGKSANIEGDIAFDNISITSLASGTPIAINFTASDTYTASVSGDGTWTATLPAIDAQALPTVTILTADVATLAGDVAPQATRTVSHSLTTPSISLNTVAGDNTIDATEDNTDINFTGTTTNVEDGQTVTLELNGSTYTGSVASNAWSITVPALALQALNLSETATADVENVAGNNAIQASQTITATNDAPVVTLPTSPTVTEDDTNVAIANDINIFDIESDNQTITLTITGGTASISTTGLSFTSGDGTDDSSMIFSGSLSNINTALDTLSFTATPNLNGTNAGGLQIATSDGSGGTDSESLLFTIMADNDAPIVALPTSPTVTEDDTNVAIANDINIFDIESDNQTITLTITGGTASLATTSLSFTTGDGTDDSSMVFSGTLSNINAALDTLTFTPTENLNGTNAGGIQISANDGSGGADSESLLFNITAENDAPIITLPASPTVNEDDANIAIDNTVIITDVDNDNQTVSLTITGGTASLSITGLSFATGDGTDDSSLEFSGTLTNINTALDALTFTPTANVNGSNAGGIQITTNDGNSGSDSENLVFNIAATNDVPTLTGTPITTVAEDSAYRFTPTANDIDAADTLTFAITNPPTWALFSTTTGVLSGTPSNDDVGSTTGILISVTDGIETVNLPAFNLAVTNTNDAPIITLPSAPAVAENVANVAFADNVGIIDVDNDAQTVTLTLTGGTASVSTTGLTFSTGDGTDDTTMTFSGTLASLNTALDAMTFTPTTNLSGANTGGLQISTNDGNTGSDTQSFTFDISAAGVPIITLPAPPVVSEDDALVALDNGIQINDSDTDNQTVVLTITGGTVSFSTTGITFTVGNGSSDSNAAFSGTLAAINTALDSMTFDASADINGTNAGSIAIQTTDDNGTTNATVSFDITAVNDAPNVTLPSAPSITEDDTAIAIDNTLHLTDVDGDIQTVTLTLTGGTGSLTTTGLTFTTGDGANDASMVFVASLTDANAALDTLTFTPTPNLNGSNAGGIQVTTNDGNGGTDSKALVFDINASNDAPVITLPAAPNANEDDANIALENTFTIADNDGDSQTTTLVATGGTLSISSAGLSFSVGTGTNDTTMAFTGSLVEINTALTDATFTPTANLSGINAGGIAMETTDGNGGIHSAALSFDIIAVADAPIMSGSPTTSTPEDTPYRFIPAATDADGDLLTFAISNLPAWASFDTTTGALNGTPTNGDVGTTDNVVLSVTDGLSIVSLAAFNLTVTNTNDAPAIVGSPATSVAADSHYNFTPTATDVDAGDTLIFSITNKPTWASYNTTTGELSGTPNATDNGVTNNIVIAVSDSLVTRSLPSFNLTVTGGNAAPTALPQSQTTVENIPAVLTLNGTDPDGQTLTFNIVSTPVNGTLSGTGPALLYTPTTHYSGTDSFTFTVHDGLENSAPATVTLTILEDLDEDGTPDITDTDDDGDGIPNLTEGSDDTDGDGTPNSRDTDSDNDGIADSIEGTRDTDLDGTPDYLDNSRDEDADGIPDILEGTQDTDMDGIPNYRDIDSDNDGLLDAIEGVLFPNDSDFDGINDRFDVDITQGNDANNDGIDDNILPSDHDADGIPDYLDLDTDNDTLPDAYEGTTDSDLDGLTNFRDLDSDNDTLPDALEAGTAPSDADMDGIIDAFDLDQTGGTDINNDGIDDLAQARNTDGDAWADYLDIDSDNDALPDLIESNTTRIDTDSDGIDDSFDPDQTGGSDVDFNGIDDDAQLLDTDSDTIPDYRDLDSDNDWIPDLLESGASGIDTDNDQIDDLYDVDSTTGSDTNGDGIDDIAAAIDTDYDTLPDYQDTDSDNDGIVDTTESGFSTSDQDSDGISDTLDSNQTGGSDINGDGIDDAINTRDTDSDTTPDFRDRDSDGDSLTDQLEGERDTDLDGQPNYLDLDSDGDGISDAIEGDADNDRDGVVDYLDNVLDRDEDGLPDSLETDNDTDNDGNNAIYDRDSDNDGMPDAQENDITGTDADSDGIDDSIDVDQTGGQDSNSDGIDDNALRDSDRDGLPDIIDLDSDNDGIPDALEFGFIYTDSDNDGIDDAFDSDFVDGTDSNNDGWVDNPALRDTDGDGLPDFRDADSDNDGINDGLENLITGHDNDADGIDDRYDVDITGGADLNADGIDDAATFNDTDNDGVPNIFDLDSDNDGLLDAQEAGVIDSDENGLADHGQPPLTMLPDTDNDGTADLFDLDSNNDGISDIESTAAVLLDTNGDGRIDVVSDNDSDGLDDAFDGDNTVRGHILDSDGDGIPEHQDIDDDNDGIPDTIEGNGDTDNDGIPNRLDRDSDNDGLSDWFESGLAIPTFTDTDNDGLDDAFDPDALGTNDSDADGIQDSLDVDNTGGQDTNNDGIDDTQTGLINVFDTDNDGDPDRYDSDSDSDGLTDTEENVMTNGTGQDLDRDGIDDGYDADFTGGSDLNGDGIDDAVISTVDIDNDGLLAYQDVDTDGDSYTDDQENGDYNNDGIQDQLQAQRQIETAVKGGGTADLSSLLFLVFIALLGSTSNRKQRTCLAVTLGAVLLLSSTSHILAERDDQRALYMGAGLGVSHLEPNENNSGWDITAKNDTAYALYIGYQVTDTLFTEFNYTDLGAAKTAPRNPSLGGEQSITYKTPSLSVGYYFRNANKRANFFIRGGLASLINDSTGETDIYNQNTSTQLMLGAGLEWNLTSRMFIRAEATSFDVDAQTYLATVGFSFAKKNATQQPKIAIATPSSAPMPTTIPTSTPEPVSAIISLPTDDDSDGVIDLHDQCPQTPLNEPVDERGCSQQSEEAKIEIKLNILFDTGSAIVNTHYNSEIERVAEFMRKYPKINVTIEGHTDDVGNEQTNQQLSQKRANKVAAILRNDRAIEPARITAIGYGESAPLVNSTALEARKTNRRVVAKFSAQHY